DNA sequence from the Lysinibacillus sp. OF-1 genome:
GGACGAAAGTATCCATTCGTTAGAAGATGCACGGAAGGCTGTCGAGTTAGGGAGCACAAAAATTATTAATATAAAAATTGGTCGTGTAGGTGGCTTAACAGAAGCAAAAAAAATACATGATTATTGTGAGGCCCATAACATCCCTGTATGGTGCGGAGGCATGTTGGAGTCTGGTATTGGTCGTGCACACAATGTAGCCTTAACAACATTATCGAATTTTATATTGCCGGGAGATACTGCTGGATCAAATCGTTATTGGGAAAAGGATATTATTGAACCAGAAGTAGTTGTAAAAGGTGGTTATATTGAAGTACCACAGCAAGTAGGAATAGGTTATGAAATAAATAGGGAAACGGTTAATTCCTTAACAGTCGCACAGAAAACATATCAATAAATAGGCTTCAGTTTCAAATATTAGAATAGTAGGTGTTCTATGAAAAAAAGTTGGCAGATAGGTGGAGCATTTGTAGGCTTAATTGTTGGAGCAGGGTTTGCATCGGGTCAGGAAATTATGCAGTATTTTACAAGCTTTGGTTTGTACAGTATTATAGGTGCCATTGTCGCCACAATTGCTTTTGCATTTTTAGGGATGAGTTTAGCGCAATTAGGGACCGATCTACAAACAACATCACATAAAGAGGTTATCTATCATATTGGTGGACGATATGTTGGTATTATTTTAGATATCGTCATCACGTTTTTCTTATTTGGTGTCGCTGTTGTCATGTTTGCTGGATCAGGCTCGACATTTCATCAAATGTTTGGCATCAATCCAATGGTCGGCAGTATTTTTATGGTCGTTATAACCATACTAACATTACTATTAAATGTTAATAATATTATTAATTTGATAGCATTGGTGACTCCTTATTTAATGGGTATAATTTTTATTATTTTGATTTATTCTATTTTTACAATGGACTTATCCATTGCAGAGCAAAATACTTTAGCAAAAGCACAACCGTCTGCAGCGTCCAATTGGCTAATGGGAGCGCTACTTTATGTCTCCTATAATATCGCTGCGGGTGCAGCCATGTTAATTGTGATGGGTGGAACAGTAACAGATCGCAA
Encoded proteins:
- a CDS encoding YkvI family membrane protein, producing the protein MKKSWQIGGAFVGLIVGAGFASGQEIMQYFTSFGLYSIIGAIVATIAFAFLGMSLAQLGTDLQTTSHKEVIYHIGGRYVGIILDIVITFFLFGVAVVMFAGSGSTFHQMFGINPMVGSIFMVVITILTLLLNVNNIINLIALVTPYLMGIIFIILIYSIFTMDLSIAEQNTLAKAQPSAASNWLMGALLYVSYNIAAGAAMLIVMGGTVTDRKVAGRGGLLGGIMLGILIVLINIAMFSKINVVDGVAMPTLELAKQIHPIVGVLMSIALLGMMYNTAVGMFYSFTVRFIAPDHKYFKVGIVVIGLIGFAVSLVGFTTLVGKVYSTMGYLGFALIIAVIISWLRKLPKVL